From Micromonospora echinaurantiaca:
TCCAGGATCCGTCCGGTGAACCCGGCCAGCATGGCGGGGACGTCCGTGACCCCGGGGACCTCGTGCAGGTACTCGGCCTGCGGGGTGAGCCGCTCGGTGAGCCCGGCCGACCAGCCGTCCACTAGCGCCAGGGACAGCGTCCACGCCGCCGACGCCAGCCAGGCCGTGCCGAGCAGCGGGCCCCAGCGGGCGGTCGACGCCCACCGCACCCCGGCCCCGACCGTCACGACCGCCACCAGCACCGCCGCCGGGGTGCCCCAACCGAGGTGCGGCCGCCAGGTCGCGTAGAGCGGCGCGGCGTCCGCGTGCAGGCCGGTGTCGCGGGCGTTGAGCACCGCGCCGACCGCCACGGCGAGGAGCAGCAGCGCCGCCTCGACCCCGAGCACGGTCAGGTCGACCCGCCGCCGGCGGGTCGGCGCCCGCCCGGGCGCGTCGGGTGGCCTCGTGGTCGTCCTCATGCCGACCGCACGGTACGTCCTCGACACCGTCCACGACAGGCGAACGGCGGGACTGTCACCGTCCGGTAAGAACCCATCCGTCGGTAACAGATCCGTAAGGGCCGATCTGCCCTCCGGCGCCCGGCTGGCGTCCTAGCGTCGGCGGTATGCCGACCCAGATCGACGTGGTGCTGCCCTGCCTGGACGAGGCGGCCGCCCTGCCCGGCCTGCTCACCGCGCTGCCGCCCGGTTACCGGGCCATCGTGGTGGACAACGGATCCCGGGACGGGTCGCCGCAGGTGGCGGCCCGGCACGGCGCCCGGGTGGTGCACGAACCGCGCCGCGGGTATGGCGCCGCCGTGCACGCCGGGCTGGAGGCGGCCGAGGCGGAACTGGTCTGCGTGCTCGACGCCGACGGCTCCTTCGATCCTGGCGAGCTGCCCGCCCTGGTCGCGCCGGTGGCCGACGGGGCCGCCGACCTCAGCGTGGGACGGCGCCGGCCGGTCTCGGCCGGGGCGTGGCCGTGGCACGCCCGCGCCGGCACCGCGCTGATCGCGGCCCTGCTGCGGCAGCGGGGCGTACCGCTGCGCGACCTCAGCCCGATCCGCGCCGCCCGCCGCGACGCGCTGCTCGCCCTCGGTGTCGCCGACCGCGCCTTCGGCTACCCGCTGGAACTGCTGATTCGCGCCGCCGCCGCCGGCTGGCGCATCCACGAGCTGGACGTCAGTTACGCCCCACGCGCCGCCGGCACCCGGTCCAAGGTCTCCGGCTCGGTACGCGGCACCCTGCGCGCCACCCGCGACTTCGCCGGCGTGCTGCGCACCGTCGGCCGGCCGCGATGAGCGTGCTGCTGGTGATGGCCAAGGCGCCGGTGCCGGGCGTGGTGAAGACCCGGCTGGCCCCGCCGGCGACCCCGGCCCAGGCGGCCCGGATCGCCGCGGCCGCCCTGCTGGACACCCTGGACGCGGTCCGCGCCGTGCCCGGCGCGGTCCCGGTGCTGGCGCTGTCCGGGCGGCTCGACGACGCCGAGCGCGGCGCCGAGCTGGCGGTGGCGCTCGCCGGCTGGACCGTGTTCGCCCAGCGCGGCGCGGGACTCGGTGAGCGGCTGGCCAACGCCCACGCGGAGGTCGCGGTCGCCTTCCCGGGACAGGCCGTGGTGCAGATCGGCATGGACACCCCGCAGCTGACCCCCGCCCGGTTGGGCGCCGCGATCCGCCGGCTCGCCTCGGCCGACGCGGCGCTCGGCCGGGCCGTCGACGGCGGCTGGTGGGCGCTCGGGCTGCGCGACCCGCGGCACGCCGCCGCCCTGCGTACCGTGCCGATGTCCACCGCGCGGACCGCGTGGCACACCCGGGCGGCGCTCGACGAGCGAGGGCTGCGGCCCGCGGCGCTGCCCGTGCTGCGCGACGTGGACGAGTGGCCGGACGCGCTCGCGGTGGCCGCCGAGGCCACCGGAAGCCGGTTCGCCCGTCAGGTGGCGGCGGTGCGGCCGCTGCCCGCCGGTGGTCGCCGGTGACGGTGCACGCCGTCGGGGCGGCCAACCGCGACCTGGGTCCCGGTAGTGTCCCGGACGCCCCTGACGTCGCCTTCGCCGCCGCCCTGCGCCCCCACCCCGGCACCCACTGGCTGGAGCAGAGCGACGGCCACCACGCCCCGCTGCCGGTACGCCGGTGGCACGGCCCGCCCGAGCCGGCGACGGCGGCGGTGGTGGTCCGCTGCGCCGGTCCGACACTGGACGTCGGGTGCGGGCCGGGCCGGTTCACCCTCGCGCTGGCCCGGGCCGGCCGCACCGCGCTCGGCGTGGACGTCTCCGCGCACGCGGTACGGCTCACCCGGATGCGCGGTGCGGTCGCCATCCGGCGGGACGTCTTCACCGCCCTCCCCGCCGAGGGCCGCTGGCGTCACGTGCTGCTGATGGACGGCAACATCGGCATCGGCGGCGACCCGGTGGCGCTGCTGCGGCGGTGCCGGCACCTGCTCCATCCGACCGGGACGATCGTCGTCGAGCTGGAACCGCCCGGGCCGGGCCTGTGGCGCGGGCACGCCCGGCTGGCGTCCCGGTCGACCGACGGCGTGCTCCGTCGCGGCCGGACGTTCCGGTGGGCCCGACTGGACACGGCCGCGGTGCACGGCGTGGCGGAGACGTCCGGCCTCGCGGTGCGGGACATCTTCGAAGCGGGCCCGCGCAGGTTCGCCGAACTCGCCGGGCCTTTCGCCCAACCGGCCGGGTCGTCCGCCGAACTCGCCGGGCCGTTCGCCGAACCGGCCGGACCGGCGGCGACGCCTAGCTGAGGAACGTCAGCAACTGCCGGGTCGTCTCCTCGGGCGCCTCCTCGGGCAGGAAGTGGCCGGCCGCCACCGGCCCGCCGGTCACCTCGTCGGCCCACGCCCGCCACACCTCCAGCGGCCGGTACCAGCTCGCCACGGGGCCCGCGTGGCTCCACAGCACCAGCACCGGGCAGGTGATC
This genomic window contains:
- a CDS encoding TIGR04282 family arsenosugar biosynthesis glycosyltransferase — translated: MSVLLVMAKAPVPGVVKTRLAPPATPAQAARIAAAALLDTLDAVRAVPGAVPVLALSGRLDDAERGAELAVALAGWTVFAQRGAGLGERLANAHAEVAVAFPGQAVVQIGMDTPQLTPARLGAAIRRLASADAALGRAVDGGWWALGLRDPRHAAALRTVPMSTARTAWHTRAALDERGLRPAALPVLRDVDEWPDALAVAAEATGSRFARQVAAVRPLPAGGRR
- a CDS encoding class I SAM-dependent methyltransferase, with product MTVHAVGAANRDLGPGSVPDAPDVAFAAALRPHPGTHWLEQSDGHHAPLPVRRWHGPPEPATAAVVVRCAGPTLDVGCGPGRFTLALARAGRTALGVDVSAHAVRLTRMRGAVAIRRDVFTALPAEGRWRHVLLMDGNIGIGGDPVALLRRCRHLLHPTGTIVVELEPPGPGLWRGHARLASRSTDGVLRRGRTFRWARLDTAAVHGVAETSGLAVRDIFEAGPRRFAELAGPFAQPAGSSAELAGPFAEPAGPAATPS
- a CDS encoding glycosyltransferase family 2 protein, which translates into the protein MPTQIDVVLPCLDEAAALPGLLTALPPGYRAIVVDNGSRDGSPQVAARHGARVVHEPRRGYGAAVHAGLEAAEAELVCVLDADGSFDPGELPALVAPVADGAADLSVGRRRPVSAGAWPWHARAGTALIAALLRQRGVPLRDLSPIRAARRDALLALGVADRAFGYPLELLIRAAAAGWRIHELDVSYAPRAAGTRSKVSGSVRGTLRATRDFAGVLRTVGRPR